The following are from one region of the Variovorax sp. V213 genome:
- a CDS encoding enoyl-CoA hydratase/isomerase family protein produces MDDLTQLRVNIADHVATLTMDSPPVNALTRTLNDELTLALDRISEMDEVRVVVLTGAGKCFCAGADLKGRAEVIKTAGDLPAHSRRTRECFHAIRECAKPVIAALNGAALGSGLAMAASSDILVASEKAVLGLPEVDVGLLGGCRHAMRLFSHSRLRRMMLTGYRVSGEELYRLGIVEACTTPEGLMSAALDLAATIASKSPVSTRMGKHTLNVIEDMSLRDGYRYEQDMTAIIAKTDDAKEAQTAFREKRVPVFIGR; encoded by the coding sequence ATGGACGATCTGACCCAGTTGCGGGTGAATATTGCCGACCACGTGGCGACCCTCACGATGGACAGCCCACCGGTCAACGCATTGACACGCACCCTGAACGACGAACTCACGCTTGCGCTGGATCGCATCTCGGAGATGGACGAAGTGCGGGTGGTCGTTCTCACCGGCGCGGGCAAGTGCTTTTGTGCAGGGGCCGATCTGAAGGGACGCGCCGAGGTGATCAAGACTGCTGGTGATCTCCCAGCACATTCGCGGCGTACGCGCGAATGCTTTCATGCGATCAGGGAATGCGCGAAGCCGGTGATCGCCGCGCTCAACGGCGCGGCGCTCGGCTCCGGTCTGGCGATGGCCGCATCTTCCGACATCCTCGTTGCATCGGAGAAAGCGGTTCTCGGGTTGCCCGAGGTGGATGTCGGCCTCCTGGGCGGGTGTCGCCACGCGATGCGCCTCTTTAGCCACTCGCGCCTGCGGCGCATGATGCTCACCGGTTACCGCGTCTCGGGCGAAGAGCTGTATCGGCTGGGAATTGTTGAAGCTTGCACGACGCCTGAAGGGTTGATGTCCGCTGCGCTGGACCTCGCCGCGACTATCGCGTCGAAAAGTCCGGTGTCCACCCGAATGGGCAAGCACACGCTCAATGTCATCGAGGACATGAGTCTGCGCGACGGCTACCGCTACGAGCAGGACATGACCGCGATCATTGCGAAGACCGATGATGCGAAGGAAGCGCAGACAGCGTTTCGCGAAAAACGCGTCCCGGTTTTCATCGGGCGCTGA
- a CDS encoding porin, whose amino-acid sequence MALAPLSFNAQAQSSVTLFGVVDLAMRQTNASDGSRVRTLSSGGLTGSRFGIRGTEDLGGGLSAGFWFEADVSPDTGLTNATAYWSRRSTLSLTSSDWGELRMGRDYVPLFTKQYASFSPFGPNGVASNGSLFFGTPSLLGSGSGAGVRADNMIKYILPRDLGGFYGEVMGSFAEGRDANRHRGGVFGYASGPVDINVGVGRTSDAKGLHWIRLSSIGASYNAGWARFTTLFQHAKYLQRRQQTMDVGVSVPVGAGVLKANYIRADQSGAGTDANDANQVSLGYVHFLSKRTALYSTFSRVSNKGKQVFGLGGIAPPASGSVRGLEFGINHSF is encoded by the coding sequence ATGGCGCTCGCCCCGCTTTCATTCAACGCGCAGGCCCAGTCCAGCGTCACGCTCTTCGGCGTCGTGGACCTGGCCATGCGCCAGACCAACGCTTCTGATGGATCACGCGTGCGCACTCTCTCATCGGGAGGATTGACGGGCAGCCGCTTCGGTATTCGCGGCACGGAGGACCTTGGCGGCGGCTTGAGCGCAGGCTTCTGGTTCGAGGCCGACGTCTCTCCAGACACGGGCCTGACGAATGCCACTGCCTACTGGAGCCGGCGCTCCACCCTGTCGCTCACCAGTAGCGATTGGGGCGAACTGCGCATGGGACGCGACTACGTCCCGCTTTTCACGAAGCAGTACGCCTCCTTCTCACCCTTCGGCCCCAACGGCGTTGCCTCCAACGGAAGTCTCTTCTTCGGGACGCCGTCACTGCTGGGCTCCGGATCCGGCGCCGGCGTGCGCGCGGACAACATGATCAAGTACATCTTGCCGCGCGACCTGGGCGGCTTCTACGGCGAGGTGATGGGCAGCTTCGCGGAAGGCCGCGACGCGAACCGCCACCGCGGCGGCGTGTTCGGCTATGCCAGCGGCCCTGTCGACATCAATGTCGGCGTCGGACGAACCAGCGATGCGAAGGGATTGCACTGGATCCGGCTGTCGAGCATTGGCGCTTCCTACAACGCAGGCTGGGCCCGGTTCACCACACTGTTCCAACATGCCAAGTACCTCCAGCGCCGCCAGCAGACGATGGACGTCGGCGTGTCGGTCCCTGTGGGCGCCGGCGTGCTGAAAGCGAACTACATCCGCGCGGATCAAAGCGGCGCCGGCACTGACGCCAACGATGCCAACCAGGTCAGCCTGGGCTACGTGCACTTCCTGTCCAAGCGCACGGCGCTGTACAGCACGTTCTCGCGCGTCAGCAACAAGGGCAAGCAGGTCTTCGGGCTCGGCGGCATCGCGCCGCCCGCCTCCGGAAGCGTGCGCGGCCTTGAGTTTGGGATCAACCATTCGTTCTGA
- a CDS encoding cyclase family protein, whose amino-acid sequence MGKIIDISIFLENDVISDPPHLAPKITYFGHHGSVDSMLKYFPGAKAEDLPDGAAWAFERVQLNTHNGTHLDAPYHFHPTMNGGERAITIDEVPLDWCFQRGVKLDFRHFENGYVATAKDVEAELLRVGHVLNPLDIVVVNTAAGARYGHDDFVSSGCGMGLEATMYLLERGVRLTGTDAWSWDAPFVYIAEKFEQTRDAGLIWEGHKAGRHIGYCHLEKLGNLEALPATGFRIACFPVKVKGASAGWTRAVAILDN is encoded by the coding sequence ATGGGAAAGATCATCGATATCTCGATATTTCTGGAGAACGACGTCATCTCCGACCCGCCGCACCTAGCGCCGAAGATCACGTACTTCGGGCACCACGGGTCCGTTGACTCGATGCTCAAGTACTTCCCCGGTGCGAAGGCCGAGGACCTGCCCGACGGCGCGGCCTGGGCCTTCGAGCGCGTCCAGCTCAACACCCACAACGGCACGCACCTGGACGCGCCTTACCACTTCCATCCCACGATGAACGGCGGCGAGCGCGCGATCACCATCGACGAAGTGCCGCTGGACTGGTGCTTCCAGCGCGGCGTGAAGCTGGACTTTCGTCATTTCGAGAACGGCTACGTCGCTACGGCCAAGGATGTCGAAGCCGAGCTGCTGCGCGTGGGGCATGTGCTGAACCCGCTGGACATTGTCGTGGTCAACACGGCGGCCGGGGCGCGCTATGGGCACGATGACTTCGTGTCCTCGGGCTGTGGCATGGGGCTGGAGGCGACGATGTACCTGCTCGAGCGCGGCGTGCGCCTCACCGGCACCGATGCCTGGAGCTGGGATGCGCCGTTCGTGTACATCGCCGAGAAGTTCGAGCAGACGCGCGACGCGGGGCTCATCTGGGAAGGCCACAAGGCCGGACGTCACATCGGCTACTGCCACCTGGAGAAGCTCGGCAATCTGGAGGCGCTGCCCGCGACGGGTTTTCGGATCGCCTGTTTCCCCGTGAAGGTGAAGGGTGCGTCGGCGGGTTGGACCCGCGCGGTCGCCATCCTGGATAACTAG
- the fahA gene encoding fumarylacetoacetase: MNNSLDHTHDAGARSWVDAANDERSDFPLQNLPLCMFRPAPGLAMRAGIGIGDQVLDLSLAASTGLLEGLSGEMVGALKGARLNELFALGPDAMTALRHAAWRTLEAGYARRDEVPLSSMASVEFGLPCEVGDYTDFFSSLNHAMNTFRLFRPGQVFLPNFKHLPIAYHGRASSIVPSGTPVVRPLGQARPQPEEPPQFGPARKIDFEVELGFYVGVGNALGTRIALDDADRHLAGVSLLNDWSARDLQAWESQPLGPFLSKNFASTVSPWVVGLDALAPFRAPLVAREAGDPAPQDYLHSKANDARGAFDIRIDTLLQTQAMREAGDPPARISQAVFARDAWWTPAQMVAHHTVNGCNLRPGDLIGSGTISGPDDGMQGSILELTYGGAKPISLPRGETRAFVEDGDEVTLVAWCERPGFRRIGLGRCTGLVLPAKEQ, from the coding sequence ATGAACAACTCTCTGGACCATACCCACGATGCCGGCGCCCGCAGCTGGGTCGATGCCGCCAATGACGAGCGCAGCGACTTTCCGCTGCAGAACCTGCCACTGTGCATGTTCAGGCCCGCACCGGGGCTGGCGATGCGCGCGGGCATTGGCATTGGCGATCAGGTGCTCGATCTCAGCCTTGCCGCGAGCACGGGGCTGCTCGAAGGGCTGTCCGGCGAGATGGTGGGCGCGCTGAAAGGCGCGCGACTGAACGAGCTCTTCGCTTTGGGACCGGATGCGATGACCGCGCTCAGGCACGCCGCGTGGCGGACGCTCGAAGCGGGCTACGCGCGCCGGGACGAGGTGCCGCTGTCGTCGATGGCCTCGGTCGAGTTCGGCCTGCCGTGCGAGGTTGGTGACTACACGGATTTCTTTTCGTCGCTTAACCACGCGATGAACACCTTCCGGCTGTTCCGGCCGGGGCAGGTCTTCCTGCCGAATTTCAAGCACCTACCCATCGCGTATCACGGCCGCGCGTCGTCCATCGTCCCGAGTGGCACGCCGGTCGTGCGCCCGCTCGGGCAAGCGCGGCCGCAGCCGGAGGAGCCGCCGCAGTTTGGCCCCGCGCGCAAGATCGACTTCGAGGTGGAGCTCGGCTTCTATGTCGGCGTGGGCAACGCGCTGGGCACGCGGATCGCGCTCGATGATGCGGACCGCCATCTGGCCGGCGTCTCGCTGCTCAACGACTGGTCGGCGCGCGATCTGCAGGCCTGGGAGTCGCAACCGCTCGGTCCCTTCCTGAGTAAGAACTTCGCGAGCACGGTGTCGCCGTGGGTCGTGGGCCTGGATGCGCTGGCGCCGTTTCGCGCGCCTCTGGTGGCGCGGGAAGCGGGCGACCCGGCGCCGCAGGACTATCTGCATTCGAAGGCCAACGACGCGCGTGGCGCGTTCGACATCCGCATTGACACGCTGCTGCAAACGCAGGCGATGCGCGAAGCCGGCGACCCCCCCGCGCGCATCAGCCAGGCCGTCTTCGCGCGCGACGCCTGGTGGACGCCGGCACAGATGGTTGCGCATCACACAGTCAACGGCTGCAACCTTCGTCCCGGCGACCTGATTGGCAGCGGAACGATTTCCGGCCCCGACGACGGCATGCAGGGTAGCATCCTGGAGCTGACGTACGGTGGAGCCAAGCCGATCAGCCTGCCGCGCGGAGAGACGCGCGCCTTCGTGGAAGACGGCGACGAAGTCACCCTCGTTGCCTGGTGCGAACGCCCGGGCTTTCGCCGCATCGGATTGGGCCGATGCACCGGCCTCGTCCTGCCAGCCAAGGAGCAATGA
- a CDS encoding Bug family tripartite tricarboxylate transporter substrate binding protein has product MRRTMCRILLLACLSGAAVAATAQTDNYPTRPVRIIVPFSPGGPVDAIARAIAVKLTQQWGKQVIVENKGGAATIIGWDTVAKSAPDGYTVLLAGAGGRTTLPSVATLPFDPAKDLVAVAAVANSPNVFVVNAALGKNTLAEFISYAKAKPGRVNHGLSAPGTVTQFVATQLSEAAAVKWEDIPYRGGSPAVTALMAGEIDVLTADLGAVLAMEETGRIKILAVADTQRSALLPKVPTTSEQGFPKVVAVNVYGVFAPAATPKPILRKIADSLAHITAQPDLKEQFAKLGLQPDNRGSEAFESFLRAQTAQWAPIAKASGVRIN; this is encoded by the coding sequence ATGAGAAGAACCATGTGCCGCATTCTTTTGCTGGCGTGCCTGAGCGGCGCGGCCGTCGCGGCGACGGCCCAGACCGACAATTATCCGACGCGGCCGGTGCGCATCATCGTACCGTTCAGCCCCGGTGGCCCCGTCGATGCGATTGCGCGCGCTATCGCGGTGAAGCTGACTCAGCAATGGGGCAAGCAGGTCATCGTCGAGAACAAGGGCGGTGCGGCCACCATCATCGGATGGGACACGGTAGCGAAGTCGGCGCCCGACGGCTACACCGTGCTGCTCGCCGGCGCGGGCGGGCGCACGACGCTGCCCAGCGTCGCCACGCTCCCCTTCGATCCCGCCAAGGACCTGGTCGCGGTAGCGGCCGTGGCGAATTCGCCCAATGTGTTCGTGGTCAATGCAGCGCTGGGCAAGAACACGCTGGCGGAGTTCATCAGCTACGCGAAGGCCAAACCCGGGCGCGTGAACCACGGGCTGTCCGCACCCGGAACCGTGACGCAGTTCGTGGCAACTCAGCTGTCCGAGGCGGCGGCGGTGAAGTGGGAAGACATTCCGTACCGCGGTGGTTCACCGGCGGTGACCGCGCTCATGGCTGGCGAGATCGACGTGCTCACCGCCGATCTGGGGGCAGTGCTGGCGATGGAGGAGACTGGCCGGATCAAGATACTGGCTGTGGCCGACACGCAGCGCTCCGCCTTGCTGCCGAAGGTGCCTACGACGTCCGAGCAGGGCTTTCCGAAGGTCGTCGCGGTCAACGTCTACGGCGTGTTTGCGCCGGCCGCCACGCCCAAGCCGATCCTGCGCAAGATCGCGGACTCGCTGGCTCACATCACCGCGCAGCCGGACCTGAAGGAACAGTTCGCCAAGCTCGGCCTGCAGCCGGACAACCGCGGCTCTGAAGCCTTCGAATCCTTCCTGCGCGCGCAGACCGCGCAGTGGGCACCCATCGCCAAGGCGAGCGGCGTGCGGATCAACTGA
- a CDS encoding alpha/beta fold hydrolase → MPSAPSPRQYCRILPAWVAAAVIAAAATGALAQPAEPVSGRELLHDGGVAIDVLVDGTGPAIVLLPSSQRDSLDFDVVSRQIARAGYRVLRPQPRGMGRSRGPMEGLNLSVLARDVVLAIDRLGGGRAVIVGHAYGHFVARVADLEHPPRVRGLVVVGAAAKVFPQGMVESLAIAADPGKPREERLKQLQFSMFAPGNDASSWLDGWHPELRDAYRRAGATPSKDVWWPVSNAPILDLQGAEDPWRPPATRNELKDILGDKVTVQVIPRAGHALIPEQPSAVSEAIVGWVRTLQP, encoded by the coding sequence ATGCCCTCAGCCCCCTCGCCCCGGCAGTACTGCCGCATTCTCCCAGCATGGGTTGCCGCCGCCGTGATTGCCGCGGCCGCAACGGGCGCGCTCGCCCAGCCAGCAGAGCCGGTAAGCGGCCGTGAGCTGCTGCATGACGGCGGTGTCGCCATCGATGTGCTGGTTGACGGCACCGGACCCGCGATCGTGCTCCTGCCTTCTTCCCAACGCGATTCGCTGGATTTCGATGTGGTCTCCCGGCAGATTGCCCGCGCGGGCTACCGGGTGCTGCGGCCCCAGCCGCGCGGCATGGGGCGCAGCCGCGGCCCGATGGAGGGGTTGAACCTCTCGGTCCTGGCGCGCGACGTGGTGCTGGCGATCGACAGGCTCGGAGGAGGGCGTGCGGTGATCGTGGGCCACGCCTACGGTCATTTCGTCGCGCGGGTCGCCGACTTGGAGCATCCGCCGCGGGTGCGCGGCCTCGTGGTAGTTGGCGCTGCAGCCAAGGTGTTTCCCCAAGGCATGGTCGAATCCCTGGCCATCGCGGCAGACCCCGGCAAGCCGCGCGAAGAGCGACTGAAGCAATTGCAGTTCTCGATGTTCGCGCCGGGTAACGACGCCTCGTCATGGCTGGACGGCTGGCACCCCGAGTTGCGCGACGCATACCGCAGGGCCGGCGCCACACCGTCCAAGGATGTCTGGTGGCCGGTGAGCAACGCGCCGATCCTGGACCTGCAGGGCGCCGAGGACCCCTGGCGGCCGCCGGCCACGCGCAATGAACTCAAGGACATCCTCGGCGACAAGGTGACCGTGCAGGTCATTCCCCGGGCCGGCCATGCGCTGATTCCCGAGCAGCCCTCCGCCGTGAGCGAAGCGATCGTCGGATGGGTCCGGACGCTGCAACCCTGA
- a CDS encoding CaiB/BaiF CoA transferase family protein produces MTPQKEGPLSHIRVLDLSRILAAPWAGQTLADLGADVIKVERPGAGDDTRSWGPPYLRDAQGQDTRESAYYLAANRGKRSIALSLDRPEAQQVVRELAMRSDIVLENYKAGTLARYGLDAQSLRELNPRLIYCSVTGFGQTGPRRDQPAYDFLIQAMGGLMSVTGERDDRPGGGPQKVGIPIVDLMTGMYTTVSVLAALARRSETGLGETIDIGMLDVQVATLSNQAMNYLISGRVPARNGNAHPNIQPQDVYACADGDVILVVGNDGQFAKLCEVLALNEVARDERFALNAQRVRNIGQLAPMLRECFARWRREDLIRALDAAGVPCGPINSIADVFEDPQVQAREMLRQVPHPCGVDVPQVASPMRFGGGTLPMRAAPPQLGAHSDAILEELGYDSPGIASLRAEGVIA; encoded by the coding sequence ATGACACCCCAAAAAGAAGGCCCCCTCTCGCACATCCGCGTGCTTGACCTGAGCCGCATCCTTGCCGCGCCGTGGGCGGGCCAGACGCTGGCCGACCTCGGTGCCGACGTGATCAAGGTCGAACGCCCTGGCGCCGGCGACGACACTCGCAGTTGGGGTCCGCCCTACCTGCGCGATGCGCAGGGACAGGACACACGCGAGTCGGCCTACTACCTGGCCGCGAACCGCGGCAAGCGCTCCATCGCCCTGAGCCTGGACAGGCCCGAAGCGCAGCAGGTGGTTCGCGAACTCGCGATGCGCTCGGACATCGTTCTCGAGAACTACAAGGCCGGCACGCTGGCGCGCTACGGGCTCGATGCACAGTCGCTGCGTGAACTGAATCCCCGCCTCATCTACTGCTCGGTGACTGGTTTCGGACAGACGGGGCCACGGCGCGACCAGCCGGCCTACGACTTCCTGATCCAGGCCATGGGCGGGCTGATGAGCGTCACCGGCGAGCGCGATGACCGCCCCGGCGGCGGGCCGCAGAAGGTGGGCATTCCCATCGTCGACCTGATGACCGGCATGTACACCACGGTCTCGGTGCTGGCCGCGCTGGCTCGCCGCAGCGAGACGGGCCTCGGCGAAACCATCGACATCGGCATGCTCGACGTCCAGGTCGCGACGCTGTCGAACCAGGCCATGAACTACCTGATCTCCGGCCGCGTGCCTGCGCGCAACGGCAATGCGCATCCCAACATCCAGCCTCAGGACGTCTACGCCTGCGCCGACGGCGATGTGATCCTCGTCGTCGGCAACGACGGGCAGTTCGCCAAGCTATGCGAGGTGTTGGCGCTGAACGAAGTGGCGCGGGACGAACGCTTCGCGCTCAATGCGCAACGGGTGCGCAACATCGGGCAGTTGGCCCCGATGCTGCGCGAGTGCTTCGCGCGGTGGCGGCGTGAGGATCTCATCCGCGCGCTGGACGCTGCCGGGGTACCGTGCGGGCCGATCAACTCGATCGCGGACGTCTTCGAGGACCCGCAGGTGCAGGCACGCGAGATGTTGCGCCAGGTGCCGCATCCCTGCGGCGTGGATGTGCCGCAGGTAGCCAGCCCGATGCGCTTCGGCGGTGGCACGCTGCCTATGCGCGCCGCTCCCCCGCAGCTCGGCGCCCACAGCGATGCCATCCTGGAGGAACTCGGCTACGACAGTCCTGGCATCGCATCGCTGCGCGCCGAAGGAGTGATCGCATGA
- a CDS encoding glutathione S-transferase family protein — MKLHWSPKSPYVRKVMVCAHELGLVHRIELVRSVAAMLTPNERLMLDNPLSKIPTLVLEDGSTLFDSVVICEYLDTLAGGGRLFLERSELKWQALRWHALGDGLIDVLILWRNEREREVPLARLLSAFDLKAQAALRALDREAVHLELAPFSIGHIAIACALGYLDYRLDTVGWRQIAPRLRAWHDQVRHRPALALTEPREG; from the coding sequence ATGAAGCTGCATTGGTCGCCTAAATCACCCTACGTCCGCAAGGTGATGGTGTGTGCTCATGAGCTGGGCCTGGTGCATCGCATCGAGCTCGTGCGCAGCGTGGCCGCGATGCTCACGCCCAACGAGCGCCTGATGCTGGACAACCCACTCTCTAAGATCCCGACGCTGGTGCTGGAAGATGGATCGACCCTGTTTGACTCCGTGGTGATCTGCGAGTACCTGGACACCCTTGCCGGGGGCGGGCGACTTTTTCTGGAACGATCCGAGCTCAAGTGGCAGGCCCTGCGCTGGCACGCCCTGGGCGACGGGCTGATCGATGTCCTCATACTGTGGCGCAATGAGCGTGAGCGCGAGGTCCCCTTGGCGCGACTGCTTTCGGCCTTCGACCTGAAAGCACAGGCAGCGCTGCGCGCGCTCGACCGGGAGGCGGTGCACCTGGAGCTGGCGCCATTCTCGATCGGCCACATCGCGATAGCCTGCGCGTTGGGCTACCTAGACTACCGACTGGACACGGTGGGCTGGCGGCAAATCGCGCCTCGGCTACGCGCCTGGCACGATCAGGTTCGTCATCGCCCTGCCCTTGCCCTCACGGAGCCGCGAGAGGGCTGA
- a CDS encoding amidohydrolase: MSEGWDCHAHLFGPYDRYPLASERSYTPDEARCEQYLELLRDLSLSNGVLVHPSAYGEDHGLLLDALAAFPMLRGVAVVRQEASKALCGLHGKGVRAARFSHRSGADGNFSGSASFADLCQLASTLADEGLHAELWTDCASLPGIAAQLARLPVPVVIDHMGGFDAASGTEDLGFRCLLELLEAGQVWVKLCVYRNVPGMTDLEVGRPFHDRLVQTNPQRLLWGSDWPHLRVAPRPDAALLLQRFKDWVGNARTIERILVDNPGSLYE, translated from the coding sequence ATGAGTGAAGGTTGGGACTGCCACGCCCATCTGTTCGGACCCTACGACCGCTATCCGCTCGCAAGCGAGCGAAGCTATACACCTGACGAGGCTCGATGCGAGCAGTACCTCGAGTTGCTGCGCGACCTCAGCTTGTCGAACGGTGTGCTGGTCCATCCCAGTGCCTACGGCGAGGATCATGGGCTGCTGCTGGATGCCTTGGCGGCGTTCCCGATGCTGCGCGGCGTGGCGGTCGTCAGGCAGGAGGCATCCAAGGCACTGTGCGGGCTGCACGGCAAGGGCGTGCGAGCCGCGCGTTTCAGCCATCGCAGCGGTGCTGACGGCAATTTCAGCGGCAGCGCTTCATTCGCTGATCTGTGTCAGTTGGCGAGCACGCTTGCGGACGAGGGTCTGCATGCCGAGCTGTGGACAGACTGCGCCAGCTTGCCAGGCATTGCTGCCCAACTGGCGCGCCTGCCGGTACCGGTGGTTATCGACCACATGGGCGGCTTCGATGCGGCCTCCGGCACGGAGGACTTGGGATTTCGCTGCCTGCTCGAATTGCTGGAGGCGGGGCAGGTCTGGGTGAAGCTGTGCGTGTACAGGAACGTGCCGGGGATGACCGACCTGGAGGTCGGCCGCCCATTTCACGACCGGCTGGTGCAGACTAACCCGCAGCGACTGCTGTGGGGTAGCGACTGGCCGCACCTGCGCGTGGCGCCGCGCCCTGATGCCGCCTTGCTGCTGCAACGCTTCAAGGATTGGGTGGGCAACGCCCGGACGATCGAACGTATTCTCGTGGACAACCCGGGCTCTCTCTACGAATGA
- a CDS encoding carboxymuconolactone decarboxylase family protein yields the protein MPRISLPSPDNMLPAQRRVYDKVVAGRRGKVQGPLRAALHSAELADRWQALGELLRYDTTLTPRQSELAILVTGRACRSPFEWYAHRIEAQKAGIPQEVIDALLAEAIPTGLPLHEAAVVDYARELNATNSVSDVTHARALECLGERTLVELTALVGYYTMVAMMLNAQEIPLPEGVVPAFPLPQEASR from the coding sequence ATGCCACGAATCTCGCTCCCCTCACCTGACAACATGCTGCCCGCGCAGCGCCGTGTTTACGACAAGGTCGTGGCGGGCCGCAGGGGCAAAGTCCAGGGACCGCTGCGCGCCGCCTTGCACAGCGCAGAGCTTGCCGACCGCTGGCAGGCGCTGGGCGAACTGCTTCGCTACGACACCACGCTCACGCCGCGGCAGTCGGAGCTTGCGATCCTCGTGACCGGACGCGCCTGCCGCTCGCCTTTTGAGTGGTACGCCCACCGCATCGAGGCGCAAAAGGCCGGCATCCCGCAGGAGGTCATCGACGCGTTGCTGGCCGAGGCCATACCGACGGGTCTTCCTTTGCACGAAGCGGCGGTGGTGGATTACGCGCGGGAACTCAATGCCACCAACTCTGTGTCCGACGTTACGCACGCGCGCGCTCTCGAGTGCCTGGGTGAACGCACGCTGGTGGAGCTCACCGCGCTAGTGGGTTACTACACGATGGTCGCGATGATGCTCAACGCGCAGGAGATCCCGCTGCCGGAAGGCGTGGTGCCGGCCTTTCCGTTGCCGCAGGAGGCGAGCCGATGA
- a CDS encoding LysR substrate-binding domain-containing protein, translating to MSHAKPTEYRLSLTADLNRWRTFLTIAELGSLTRAAYFLDSNQSLLSRQLNALERECGSRLFNRTGRGVELSDVGVRILPQVQQLLGSAEALQKEIIGDAREPAGQVTIGSLTSISISLIGPLFTVIRERYPAIKLKVLEGSSGQLEEWLNEERVDIGILYRYGTSLSEHEQVLATLDSYLIGCAGDKITSASEVIFAALHELPLILPSPPHGLRGVLDTMARREGISLNPAIDGNSLQLQKLLVEHEKLYAVLPLHAVWSEREAGRLQAARIVSPSLQQTISMALARSKGPSRAVTAVTAQITDLVDAMAIKGMWRLGPTE from the coding sequence ATGTCCCATGCCAAGCCGACGGAATACCGCCTTTCTTTGACTGCCGACTTGAATCGGTGGCGGACGTTTCTGACCATCGCCGAACTGGGTAGTCTGACCCGTGCGGCGTATTTCCTAGACAGCAACCAGTCCCTACTCAGCCGCCAACTGAATGCACTCGAGCGCGAATGTGGTTCCCGCTTGTTCAACCGTACGGGGCGCGGCGTGGAGTTGTCCGACGTCGGCGTACGAATCTTGCCGCAGGTTCAACAGTTGCTGGGCAGCGCAGAAGCACTGCAAAAGGAAATCATCGGCGATGCACGCGAACCTGCAGGACAGGTGACCATCGGTTCACTGACATCGATCAGTATCTCGCTTATTGGTCCCTTGTTCACGGTCATCCGTGAGCGCTATCCCGCGATCAAACTGAAAGTACTGGAGGGCTCGAGCGGGCAGTTGGAGGAGTGGCTAAACGAAGAGCGGGTCGACATCGGCATTCTTTATCGATATGGTACCTCGCTGTCGGAGCACGAGCAGGTGCTAGCGACGCTTGACAGCTATCTCATCGGCTGCGCTGGCGACAAGATCACCTCGGCCTCCGAGGTGATCTTCGCGGCCTTGCACGAGTTGCCCCTGATCCTGCCGAGCCCGCCCCACGGCCTCCGAGGCGTGCTGGACACCATGGCCCGACGTGAAGGAATTTCACTCAACCCCGCAATTGACGGCAACTCGCTGCAGTTGCAGAAGCTGTTGGTCGAGCACGAAAAGCTATATGCCGTGCTTCCGCTGCATGCCGTGTGGAGCGAGCGCGAAGCGGGGCGCCTCCAGGCGGCCCGGATCGTCTCCCCCTCGTTGCAGCAGACCATCTCGATGGCGCTTGCCCGCTCCAAGGGACCCAGCCGGGCGGTGACTGCCGTCACAGCGCAGATCACGGATCTGGTGGACGCGATGGCGATCAAGGGCATGTGGCGCCTGGGTCCGACCGAATGA